From the genome of Triticum aestivum cultivar Chinese Spring chromosome 3B, IWGSC CS RefSeq v2.1, whole genome shotgun sequence, one region includes:
- the LOC123066557 gene encoding glucan endo-1,3-beta-glucosidase, acidic isoform translates to MHVRTPTGAEFRKILAALLVEMAGNRACMFSVALALLGVLLASIPTTVQSIGVCYGVNGDGLPSASDVVQLYQSNGITGMRIYFPDANALQALSGSNIGLIVDVANEDLASLASDRSAATAWVQTNVQAYQGLNIKYIAAGNEVGDQGGDTGNILPAMQNLDAALSAAGLGGIKVSTSVSQGVTTGYPPSQGTFSAGYMGPIAQYLASTGAPLLANVYPYFSYVDNQAQIDINYALFTSPGTVVQDGANAYQNLFDALVDTFYSALESAGAGSVNVVVSESGWPSAGGTAATTDNAQTYNQNLIKHVGQGTPKRPSAIEAYVFAMFNEDKKGPAEIEKHFGLFNPDKSPAYPISF, encoded by the exons ATGCACGTACGTACCCCTACTGGTGCAGAGTTTAGGAAGATCTTAGCTGCACTGCTGGTGGAGATGGCAGGGAATCGTGCCTGCATGTTTTCGGTGGCGTTGGCCCTTCTTGGAGTGCTCCTGGCATCCATTCCTACAA CGGTGCAGTCCATCGGCGTGTGCTACGGAGTGAACGGCGACGGCCTGCCCTCGGCCAGCGACGTCGTGCAGCTCTACCAGTCCAACGGCATCACCGGCATGCGCATCTACTTCCCGGACGCCAACGCCCTGCAGGCCCTCAGCGGCAGCAACATCGGCCTCATCGTCGACGTGGCCAACGAGgacctcgcctccctcgcctccgaccgctccgccgccaccgcctgggTCCAGACCAACGTGCAGGCCTACCAGGGCCTCAACATCAAGTACATCGCCGCCGGTAACGAGGTGGGCGACCAGGGCGGCGACACGGGGAACATCCTCCCGGCCATGCAGAACCTCGACGCCGCACTCTCCGCGGCCGGGCTCGGCGGCATCAAGGTGTCCACGTCGGTCTCGCAGGGCGTGACCACCGGGTACCCTCCCTCCCAAGGCACCTTCTCCGCCGGATACATGGGTCCCATAGCGCAGTACCTGGCCAGCACCGGCGCCCCGCTGCTCGCCAACGTGTACCCCTACTTCTCGTACGTGGACAACCAGGCCCAGATCGACATCAACTACGCGCTCTTCACGTCGCCGGGCACCGTGGTGCAGGACGGCGCCAACGCGTACCAGAACCTGTTCGACGCCCTCGTCGACACGTTCTACTCCGCGCTGGAGAGCGCCGGCGCCGGGAGCgtcaacgtggtggtgtcggagagCGGGTGGCCGTCCGCCGGCGGCACGGCGGCGACCACGGACAACGCGCAGACGTACAACCAGAACCTGATCAAACATGTCGGACAGGGGACGCCCAAGAGGCCCAGTGCCATCGAGGCCTACGTGTTCGCCATGTTCAACGAGGACAAGAAGGGCCCGGCTGAGATCGAGAAGCACTTTGGGCTCTTCAACCCGGACAAATCGCCGGCTTACCCCATCAGTTTCTAG